A stretch of Actinomycetota bacterium DNA encodes these proteins:
- a CDS encoding CBS domain-containing protein yields MEVILGHVNVDFDALASMVAAKKLYPEAVMVFAGSVNRNVREFISLHGDVLEFMDPRALDAEAIERLIVVDNRIAERLGEFRDLPGRPGVEVFVYDHHPPSPQDMRGVKDYSEEVGATTTVLLKIIRRKGISVTPFEATLFALGIHEDTGSLTFAGTTYDDAEALAYLMREGANLNVITHFLGPALTPAQHELMKRLLEGLETLRVRGILVALARARMGEYVEGASVVAGKLAELENLDVVFTLSEMAGRVVVVGLSRLSQVDVHEVLSGLGGGGHSKAGSAVLKGVTLRQAEKKLLAVLEEKVRPLVTAGEIMSGPVRTIEEDTPIAEASRRMQRTGHTAFPVVDAGGELVGIISRKDLDKAGHHGLGHAPVKGFMTRELVSVDEDASLLEIQDLMTANAIGRVPVVRGRRVVGIVTRKDVLRALHGKDYLRGFTVPGRAAGYSRSEIIDLMRRSLPGDVQGLLHTLSRVAEDEGFEAYLVGGVVRDLLLGYPNLDLDVVVEGDGIDFARLLARALKARVRSHRKFGTAVVILPTGRRIDVATARTEFYERPAALPTVEMSSIRQDLYRRDFTINTMAVALSGDRFGELLDYFGGLRDLERRQVRILHNLSFVEDPTRIFRAVRFEQRYGFRLERQTEMLARRAVEMEIVGKLTNARVRDELIDIFSEPFPLPLRAIERLQDLGALRTLHPDLEVSKGMRERYRLLERHAAAALELAGERARAWIPSLAAMLEELPAREAKKWCHQMRFRSEDTRALMQCLVTVPEVIGALHAVDLRPSEVTRFLDPLSGEALAYLYVLGGPGTRRYVADYVRKWKDIPLEISGHDLAALGLKPSRRYAEILERVRSEKIDGRVRGREEELALARRLALDEGEEERGGGVAAGPRGEDDKRSPGGEPRPGRLGDGSR; encoded by the coding sequence TTGGAGGTAATCCTCGGACACGTCAACGTGGACTTCGACGCCTTGGCCTCCATGGTGGCGGCGAAGAAGCTCTATCCCGAGGCGGTGATGGTCTTCGCGGGGTCGGTGAACCGCAACGTGCGCGAGTTCATCTCCCTGCATGGCGACGTGCTGGAGTTCATGGACCCCCGGGCCCTGGACGCCGAGGCCATCGAGCGCCTCATCGTGGTGGACAACCGCATCGCCGAGCGGCTGGGGGAGTTTCGGGACCTCCCGGGGCGCCCCGGGGTCGAGGTCTTCGTCTACGACCACCACCCTCCCTCGCCGCAGGACATGCGGGGGGTGAAGGACTACAGCGAGGAGGTGGGCGCCACCACCACCGTGCTGCTCAAGATCATCAGGCGCAAGGGGATATCCGTGACCCCCTTCGAGGCCACCCTGTTCGCCCTGGGCATCCACGAGGACACCGGTTCCCTCACCTTCGCGGGGACCACCTACGACGATGCCGAGGCCCTGGCCTACCTCATGCGTGAGGGAGCCAACCTCAACGTCATCACCCACTTCCTGGGCCCCGCCCTCACCCCCGCCCAGCACGAGCTCATGAAAAGGCTGCTGGAGGGCCTGGAGACCCTCCGCGTGCGGGGCATCCTGGTGGCGTTGGCGAGGGCGAGGATGGGGGAGTACGTGGAGGGCGCTTCCGTGGTCGCCGGCAAGCTCGCGGAGCTGGAGAACCTGGACGTGGTCTTCACCCTCAGCGAGATGGCGGGGCGGGTGGTGGTGGTGGGTCTTTCCAGGTTGAGCCAGGTGGACGTGCACGAGGTGCTCTCTGGCCTCGGGGGCGGAGGCCACTCCAAGGCCGGCTCCGCGGTGCTCAAGGGCGTTACCTTGAGGCAGGCGGAGAAGAAGCTCCTGGCCGTCCTGGAGGAGAAGGTGCGGCCGCTGGTCACCGCGGGGGAGATCATGAGCGGACCTGTGAGGACCATCGAGGAGGACACCCCCATCGCCGAGGCGTCGCGGCGCATGCAGCGCACCGGGCATACCGCTTTTCCGGTGGTGGACGCGGGAGGTGAGCTGGTGGGGATCATCTCCCGCAAGGACCTCGACAAGGCGGGGCACCACGGGCTGGGGCACGCCCCCGTCAAGGGTTTCATGACCCGCGAGCTGGTGAGCGTGGACGAGGACGCCTCACTGTTGGAGATCCAGGACCTCATGACCGCCAACGCCATCGGCAGGGTGCCGGTGGTGAGGGGACGCAGGGTGGTGGGCATCGTGACGCGCAAGGACGTGCTCAGGGCCCTGCATGGAAAGGATTACCTACGGGGCTTCACCGTCCCGGGGCGCGCCGCGGGATACAGCCGCTCGGAGATCATCGACCTCATGAGGCGAAGTCTCCCGGGGGACGTGCAGGGACTGCTGCACACGCTGTCCCGGGTGGCGGAGGACGAGGGGTTCGAGGCCTACCTGGTGGGGGGCGTGGTGCGGGACCTCCTGCTGGGCTATCCCAACCTGGACCTGGACGTGGTGGTGGAGGGTGACGGCATCGACTTCGCGCGCCTCCTGGCAAGGGCGCTGAAGGCCAGGGTCAGGAGTCACCGCAAGTTCGGCACCGCCGTGGTCATCCTGCCCACGGGGCGCAGGATAGACGTGGCCACGGCGCGCACGGAGTTCTACGAACGTCCCGCGGCCCTGCCCACGGTGGAGATGTCCTCCATCCGCCAGGACCTCTACCGCCGCGACTTCACCATCAACACCATGGCGGTGGCTCTGAGCGGCGACCGCTTCGGCGAGCTCCTCGACTACTTCGGGGGACTGCGGGATCTGGAGCGGCGGCAGGTGCGCATCCTCCACAACCTCAGTTTCGTGGAGGACCCAACGCGCATCTTCCGCGCCGTGCGTTTCGAGCAGCGCTACGGCTTCCGGCTGGAGCGGCAGACGGAGATGCTGGCGCGCCGCGCGGTGGAGATGGAGATCGTGGGCAAGCTCACCAACGCCAGGGTGCGGGACGAGCTCATAGACATCTTCTCCGAGCCCTTCCCCCTCCCCCTGCGGGCCATCGAGCGCCTGCAGGACCTCGGGGCGCTGCGCACGCTGCATCCCGACCTGGAGGTGAGCAAGGGGATGCGGGAACGTTACCGCCTCCTCGAGAGGCACGCCGCGGCGGCGCTGGAGCTGGCGGGGGAGAGGGCCAGGGCATGGATCCCCTCCCTGGCGGCCATGCTGGAGGAACTCCCGGCGCGCGAGGCGAAGAAATGGTGCCACCAGATGCGCTTCCGGAGCGAGGACACCCGGGCGCTCATGCAGTGCCTGGTGACGGTGCCGGAGGTCATCGGGGCCCTGCACGCGGTGGACCTTCGGCCCAGCGAGGTGACGCGTTTCCTTGACCCTCTGAGCGGGGAGGCCTTAGCATATCTCTATGTGCTCGGGGGCCCGGGCACGCGGAGGTACGTGGCGGACTACGTCAGGAAATGGAAGGATATTCCATTAGAGATAAGCGGCCACGACCTCGCGGCATTGGGATTGAAGCCGTCGCGGCGCTACGCGGAGATCCTGGAGCGGGTACGGTCGGAGAAGATCGACGGCCGGGTGAGGGGACGCGAGGAGGAGCTGGCGCTGGCCAGGCGCCTCGCCCTCGACGAGGGGGAGGAAGAGCGGGGAGGCGGCGTGGCGGCGGGTCCCCGGGGCGAGGACGATAAGAGAAGTCCTGGTGGTGAGCCGCGCCCGGGGCGGCTCGGTGACGGAAGCCGGTGA
- a CDS encoding site-2 protease family protein, translated as MSNLERAVYMLVGLIVGVIIHEYMHGYVAYRMGDTTAKRAGRLTLDPLAHIDPFGTLILPGMLLLLSIMGYGTFIIGYAKPVPINPFLFRKPRGIVWVSLAGPLSNLGLGVVFIGIIRLLLMFDGGAILDKMVYTCLFIAYINILLFVFNLIPIPPLDGSRVVGYFLRGEARRFYQSLEPYGFFIVLLLVMTFGFLLSRVVGGVANLITRLFGLGSIF; from the coding sequence ATGAGCAACCTCGAACGCGCCGTCTATATGCTGGTGGGCCTGATAGTGGGGGTCATCATCCACGAGTACATGCACGGCTACGTGGCCTACCGCATGGGTGACACCACCGCCAAGCGCGCGGGTCGACTGACCCTGGACCCCCTGGCGCACATCGATCCCTTCGGGACCCTCATCCTCCCGGGCATGCTCCTGCTCCTGAGCATCATGGGCTACGGCACCTTCATCATCGGCTACGCCAAGCCGGTGCCCATCAACCCCTTCCTCTTCCGCAAGCCCAGGGGGATCGTCTGGGTGTCCCTGGCGGGCCCCCTCTCCAACCTGGGTCTGGGGGTGGTCTTCATCGGCATCATACGCCTGCTGCTCATGTTCGACGGCGGCGCCATCCTGGACAAGATGGTCTACACCTGCCTTTTCATCGCCTACATCAACATCCTCCTCTTCGTCTTCAACCTCATCCCCATCCCGCCCCTGGACGGCTCGCGGGTGGTGGGATACTTCCTGCGCGGCGAGGCGCGGCGCTTCTACCAGTCCCTGGAGCCCTACGGGTTCTTCATCGTGCTATTGCTGGTGATGACCTTCGGGTTCCTGCTCTCGCGGGTCGTGGGCGGGGTGGCCAATCTCATCACGCGGCTCTTCGGCTTGGGGAGCATCTTCTGA
- the trpS gene encoding tryptophan--tRNA ligase, giving the protein MTQRILTGYRPTGKLHLGNLHGNLKRMIELQEEAECFFFIADWHALTTDYQDPSRLRSYTEDMVLDWLAAGIDPRKAAVYRQSDLPEVAEFHLYLSLITPLGWLERVPSFKEQQEQLRGRDISTHGFLGYPVLQAADILIVRADGVPVGEDQLPHLELTREIARRFNHLYGETFGEPQSLLSPSPRIPGTDGRKMSKSYGNYISLTDPPDEVRKKVLSMITDPARRTRRDPGDPEKCSAFQLHKPYSADILDDIAEKCRTAARGCVECKSMLAERVVESLLPFQERRREMESRPGYAWEVMGAGLEKVRPIAREVLREVRERMGMD; this is encoded by the coding sequence TTGACACAGAGGATACTCACCGGATACCGGCCGACGGGAAAACTCCACCTCGGGAACCTGCACGGCAACCTCAAGCGCATGATCGAGCTGCAGGAGGAGGCGGAGTGCTTCTTCTTCATCGCCGACTGGCATGCCCTTACCACCGATTACCAGGACCCCTCACGCCTGCGCTCCTACACCGAGGACATGGTGCTGGACTGGCTGGCGGCGGGCATCGACCCTCGGAAGGCGGCCGTCTACCGTCAGTCGGACCTGCCGGAGGTGGCGGAGTTCCACCTCTACCTCTCCCTCATCACCCCCCTGGGATGGTTGGAGAGGGTCCCCTCCTTCAAGGAGCAGCAGGAGCAGTTGCGGGGCAGGGACATCTCCACCCACGGCTTCCTGGGATATCCCGTGCTGCAGGCGGCGGACATCCTCATCGTGCGCGCCGACGGGGTGCCGGTGGGCGAGGACCAGCTCCCCCACCTGGAGTTGACGCGCGAGATAGCGAGGCGCTTCAACCACCTCTACGGCGAGACCTTCGGGGAGCCGCAGTCTCTGCTCTCGCCCAGCCCCCGCATCCCGGGCACCGACGGCCGCAAGATGAGCAAGAGCTACGGCAACTACATCTCCCTAACCGACCCCCCGGACGAGGTGAGGAAGAAGGTGCTCTCCATGATCACCGACCCCGCGCGGCGTACCCGCAGGGATCCCGGGGACCCCGAGAAGTGCAGCGCCTTCCAGCTCCACAAGCCCTACAGCGCCGATATCCTAGACGACATAGCGGAGAAATGCCGTACCGCCGCCAGGGGTTGCGTGGAATGCAAGAGCATGTTGGCGGAGAGGGTGGTGGAGTCCCTGCTTCCCTTCCAGGAGCGACGGAGGGAGATGGAGAGCAGGCCCGGCTACGCCTGGGAGGTAATGGGCGCGGGCCTGGAGAAGGTGAGGCCCATCGCGCGCGAGGTGCTGCGCGAGGTGAGGGAGCGCATGGGCATGGACTGA
- a CDS encoding segregation/condensation protein A: protein MPYQVKLRVFEGPFDLLLHLIGRKEIDIYEISLAEITDEYLAYIESMRELDLEVATEFLLIAATLLKLKSDSLLPAPEKEVEELAPQELREELLWRLVEYQKFRNAAEELAGRLEREERYYYRQVDLEEPFRDLVPDVLRGLTLEMLAAAAREFAQGEDEVDVGYIAPIRVNVEDFMQRVRRALERGGRTTFRELTQDCALRIEVIAFFVALLELFKREEIDLRQATRFGDIEICAMGEGGDGD, encoded by the coding sequence TTGCCTTACCAGGTAAAGCTGCGCGTCTTCGAGGGGCCCTTCGACCTCCTGCTGCACCTCATCGGGCGTAAGGAGATCGACATCTACGAGATCTCCCTCGCCGAGATCACCGATGAATACCTCGCCTACATCGAGAGCATGCGCGAGCTGGACCTGGAGGTGGCCACGGAGTTCCTCCTCATCGCGGCCACCCTGCTCAAGCTGAAGTCGGACTCCCTCCTGCCGGCGCCGGAGAAGGAGGTGGAGGAGCTCGCCCCCCAGGAGCTGCGCGAGGAGCTGCTCTGGAGGCTGGTGGAGTACCAGAAGTTCCGCAACGCCGCGGAGGAACTGGCGGGTCGGCTGGAGCGCGAGGAGAGATATTACTACCGACAGGTGGACCTCGAGGAGCCCTTCCGAGACCTGGTCCCGGATGTACTACGGGGTCTGACCCTGGAGATGCTGGCGGCGGCGGCGCGGGAGTTCGCGCAGGGCGAGGACGAGGTGGACGTGGGCTATATCGCGCCCATACGGGTGAATGTGGAGGACTTCATGCAGCGGGTTCGCAGGGCGCTGGAACGCGGGGGACGCACCACCTTCCGCGAGCTGACCCAAGACTGCGCGCTGCGCATAGAGGTGATCGCCTTCTTCGTGGCGCTGCTGGAGCTCTTCAAACGAGAGGAGATCGACTTGCGGCAGGCCACGCGCTTCGGCGATATCGAGATATGCGCGATGGGGGAGGGCGGGGATGGAGATTAA
- the scpB gene encoding SMC-Scp complex subunit ScpB → MEIKPIGGAIWRTGAGQEDIREMEEVKGALEALLFVADEPLAPRRLAEALECDEGKVLSALQELREEYLRYNRGMQLREVGGGWRMHTHPAYASQIERLLLSSRRTRLTRAAVETLAIIAYMQPITRTQVANLRGVQSENMVKALEEMGLVAEAGKERAPGGPALYVTTEKFLERFGLNSLEDLPPLEDFQPDAETVERIARSLSGQADRGAEEGPGACGEGDVVEAEEAEDGA, encoded by the coding sequence ATGGAGATTAAACCTATCGGGGGCGCCATATGGCGGACCGGCGCGGGCCAGGAGGACATCCGGGAGATGGAGGAGGTGAAGGGAGCCCTGGAGGCCCTGCTCTTCGTGGCCGACGAGCCCCTCGCCCCGCGCCGGCTGGCGGAGGCGCTGGAGTGCGACGAGGGCAAGGTCCTCTCCGCCCTGCAGGAGCTGCGGGAAGAATACCTGCGCTACAACCGCGGCATGCAGTTGCGGGAGGTGGGGGGAGGGTGGCGCATGCATACCCATCCCGCCTACGCCTCGCAGATAGAGAGGCTGCTCCTCTCCTCGCGCCGCACGCGGTTGACCCGCGCCGCGGTGGAGACCCTGGCCATCATCGCCTACATGCAGCCCATCACCCGCACCCAGGTGGCCAACCTGCGCGGGGTGCAGTCGGAGAACATGGTAAAGGCCCTGGAGGAGATGGGGCTGGTTGCGGAGGCGGGCAAGGAGAGGGCGCCGGGAGGCCCCGCCCTCTACGTCACCACCGAGAAGTTCCTGGAGCGCTTCGGCCTCAACAGCCTGGAGGACCTGCCGCCGCTGGAGGATTTTCAGCCCGATGCCGAGACGGTGGAGCGCATCGCGCGCTCCCTATCCGGACAGGCGGATAGAGGCGCGGAAGAGGGGCCGGGGGCGTGCGGCGAGGGTGACGTCGTGGAGGCGGAAGAGGCGGAGGACGGGGCCTGA
- a CDS encoding rRNA pseudouridine synthase, translated as MAPEERLQKLLAAAGLGSRRRCEEMIAAGRVRVNGRTASLGDRADPERDEISVDGVPVDPGVEKKYLLLNKPAGYVTTARDTRGRPTVMDLVKGEGRVFPVGRLDMDTRGLLLLTNDGYLAYRVMHPSFGVEKTYLVTAEGRLGRRGLARLREGVELEEGVTAPARVRVLENEGGRCVLEMTIHEGRKRQVRRMCAAVGLKVTDLVRIRLGHLDMRGVEEGSYRVLSRREVEPFLADD; from the coding sequence ATGGCTCCCGAGGAGAGGCTCCAGAAATTGCTGGCTGCGGCGGGGCTGGGGTCGCGCCGCCGCTGCGAGGAGATGATCGCCGCGGGCCGGGTTAGGGTGAACGGCCGGACGGCCTCGCTCGGGGACCGCGCGGACCCGGAACGCGACGAGATAAGCGTGGACGGCGTGCCCGTCGATCCCGGAGTGGAGAAGAAGTACTTGCTCCTCAACAAGCCGGCGGGCTACGTGACCACCGCAAGGGATACCCGGGGCAGGCCCACGGTGATGGACCTGGTCAAGGGGGAGGGCAGGGTCTTTCCGGTAGGGCGACTGGACATGGACACCCGGGGGCTTCTCCTCCTCACCAACGATGGCTATCTGGCGTACCGAGTCATGCATCCCTCTTTCGGCGTCGAGAAGACCTACCTGGTGACCGCCGAGGGACGGCTGGGCCGACGGGGACTGGCGCGGCTGCGCGAGGGGGTTGAGCTCGAGGAGGGGGTCACCGCGCCCGCCAGGGTGCGGGTGTTGGAGAACGAGGGGGGGCGCTGCGTGTTGGAGATGACCATCCACGAGGGCCGCAAGCGCCAGGTGCGCAGGATGTGCGCCGCGGTGGGCCTCAAGGTCACAGACCTGGTGCGCATCCGCCTCGGGCACCTGGACATGCGGGGCGTGGAGGAGGGCAGCTACCGGGTCCTTTCGCGCCGGGAGGTGGAGCCCTTCCTGGCCGACGACTAG
- the aroH gene encoding chorismate mutase, whose amino-acid sequence MQLRALRGAILCRDNTKEEITEKTAELLREMIKRNDIRPEDIVDVIFTATEDLTAEFPAAAARHIGLTHVPLLCARELSIEDSPQRCIRVLMHFYTRKHPHELRHPYLEGARQLRTDLPE is encoded by the coding sequence ATGCAGTTGAGGGCTTTGCGCGGAGCGATCCTCTGCCGGGACAACACCAAGGAGGAGATCACCGAGAAGACGGCGGAGCTCCTGCGGGAGATGATCAAGCGCAACGACATCCGTCCCGAGGACATCGTGGACGTCATCTTCACCGCCACCGAGGACCTCACGGCGGAGTTCCCGGCCGCCGCGGCGCGCCACATCGGCCTCACCCACGTGCCGCTGCTCTGCGCGCGCGAGCTCTCCATCGAGGACTCGCCCCAGAGGTGCATCAGGGTGCTCATGCACTTCTACACCCGAAAACATCCGCACGAGTTGCGCCACCCCTATCTCGAGGGGGCGCGCCAGTTGAGGACGGACCTCCCCGAATGA
- the aroF gene encoding 3-deoxy-7-phosphoheptulonate synthase, which yields MVIVMREGASEEEIKEIVDLLHKVGAEAHVSRGEFRTVIGVIGDREKVMQMPFEAYGAVERVVPIMKPYKLVSREFQPEPTVIKVGKARIGGGSFTVIAGPCSVESEAQVVEAARAAREAGASLFRGGAFKPRTSPYSFQGLGEEGLSILARAREETGLPVVTEVLDVRDIELVSRYADVLQVGARNMQNFLMLKELGRQEKPVLLKRGMSSTVEEWLMAAEYILKEGNRRVILCERGIRTFETATRNTLDIAAVPAVKGASHLPVIVDPSHATGVRELVPPLCMAALAAGADGVMVEVHPRPKEALCDGSQSLTVEGFRAMMDELRALAGFLGRS from the coding sequence ATGGTAATCGTCATGCGGGAGGGCGCGAGCGAGGAGGAGATAAAGGAGATCGTGGACCTCCTCCACAAGGTGGGGGCGGAGGCCCACGTCTCGCGGGGGGAGTTCCGCACCGTCATCGGGGTGATCGGGGACCGCGAGAAGGTCATGCAGATGCCCTTCGAGGCCTACGGGGCGGTGGAGCGGGTGGTCCCCATCATGAAGCCCTACAAACTGGTGAGCCGCGAGTTCCAGCCCGAGCCCACGGTCATCAAGGTGGGGAAGGCCCGCATAGGAGGCGGGTCCTTCACGGTCATAGCGGGGCCGTGCTCGGTGGAGAGCGAGGCGCAGGTGGTGGAGGCGGCGAGGGCAGCCCGGGAGGCGGGGGCGTCGCTGTTCCGTGGCGGGGCCTTCAAGCCCCGCACCTCTCCCTACAGTTTCCAGGGACTGGGAGAGGAAGGGCTTTCCATCCTCGCCAGGGCGCGCGAGGAGACCGGCCTTCCCGTGGTCACCGAGGTGCTGGACGTGAGGGACATCGAGCTGGTGTCGAGGTACGCGGACGTCCTCCAGGTGGGCGCACGCAACATGCAGAACTTCCTCATGCTCAAGGAGCTGGGAAGGCAGGAGAAACCCGTCCTTTTGAAACGCGGCATGAGCTCCACGGTGGAGGAATGGCTGATGGCGGCGGAATACATACTCAAGGAGGGCAACCGGAGGGTGATCCTCTGCGAACGCGGCATCCGCACCTTCGAGACCGCCACCCGCAACACCCTGGACATCGCCGCCGTACCGGCGGTGAAGGGCGCCTCCCACCTCCCGGTGATCGTCGATCCCAGCCACGCCACGGGGGTGCGCGAGCTGGTGCCGCCGCTGTGTATGGCGGCCCTGGCCGCCGGGGCCGACGGGGTGATGGTGGAGGTGCACCCGCGCCCCAAGGAGGCGCTGTGCGACGGCTCCCAGTCCTTGACCGTGGAGGGTTTCAGGGCGATGATGGATGAGCTGAGGGCCCTGGCGGGGTTCCTGGGAAGGAGTTAG
- a CDS encoding prephenate dehydrogenase/arogenate dehydrogenase family protein, with translation MAGESAFRRAGILGTGLIGGSLGLALKKRGLVEEVLGYDRDASMLERACGCGAVDAAASGPRELARSCDLVFIAVPVRSIPGAMRELATHLGSGTVVSDVGSVKGPVVRAAREVLGGGCRFIGGHPLAGSEQRGVEFADPDLFRDAYYVLTPGRDCDADAYAGLHALLGSMGARVIAMDPELHDRAVSVISHLPHVLAAALMNLALDRADEYPLLRLAAGGFRDMTRIAASHAGLWLDILVENREAVRETLRECMTALERVEGMLLSGEEGELSAWLERARGGRQKLAPALRESLQELYSLVMPVVDRPGVISEVTLAVGGEGINIDDIELVHPLESGRGLLRLSVRGGEAAARAARALRERGYRVSVSKALGEA, from the coding sequence TTGGCAGGAGAGAGCGCGTTCCGCCGCGCGGGGATCCTGGGGACGGGCCTCATCGGAGGTTCCCTGGGGCTGGCGCTGAAAAAGCGCGGGCTGGTGGAGGAGGTCCTGGGCTATGACCGCGACGCCTCCATGCTGGAGAGGGCATGCGGCTGCGGCGCGGTGGACGCCGCCGCGTCCGGGCCTCGGGAGCTGGCCCGCTCCTGCGACCTCGTCTTCATCGCCGTGCCGGTGCGCTCCATACCCGGCGCCATGCGGGAGCTGGCGACTCACCTGGGGAGCGGCACGGTGGTGAGCGACGTGGGGTCGGTGAAGGGCCCGGTGGTGAGGGCGGCACGCGAGGTCCTCGGAGGCGGGTGCCGTTTCATCGGCGGCCACCCCCTGGCCGGCTCGGAGCAGAGGGGGGTGGAGTTCGCGGACCCCGACCTCTTCCGGGACGCCTATTACGTCCTCACCCCGGGGAGGGACTGCGACGCGGATGCCTATGCCGGACTGCACGCCCTGCTCGGCTCCATGGGGGCCAGGGTCATCGCCATGGATCCCGAGCTGCACGACCGGGCGGTGTCGGTGATCAGCCACCTCCCGCATGTCCTGGCCGCCGCCCTCATGAACCTCGCCCTCGACCGCGCCGACGAGTACCCGCTGCTGCGCCTGGCCGCGGGGGGTTTCCGGGACATGACCCGCATCGCCGCCTCCCACGCGGGCCTGTGGCTGGACATCCTCGTGGAGAACCGCGAGGCGGTGAGGGAGACGCTGCGCGAGTGCATGACGGCGCTGGAGAGAGTGGAGGGCATGCTCCTGAGCGGGGAAGAGGGCGAGCTCTCGGCCTGGCTGGAGCGCGCCCGCGGCGGCAGGCAGAAGCTGGCGCCCGCCCTGCGGGAATCACTGCAGGAGCTGTACAGCTTGGTGATGCCGGTAGTGGACCGCCCCGGCGTGATCAGCGAGGTGACCCTGGCGGTGGGCGGGGAGGGGATAAACATCGACGACATCGAGCTCGTCCATCCCCTGGAGAGCGGCCGGGGGCTCCTGAGGCTGTCGGTGAGGGGCGGCGAGGCGGCGGCGCGCGCGGCGCGGGCGCTGCGGGAGAGGGGTTACCGGGTCAGCGTGAGCAAAGCCCTGGGCGAGGCATAA
- the aroA gene encoding 3-phosphoshikimate 1-carboxyvinyltransferase: MDMVFNGVSRGIRGEVRVPPDKSISHRAAILGALAVGATTARPFLRSGDCLSTMACLRALGVDLRLEGETLRVEGRGPEGWREPAEPLDAGNSATTMRLLAGALAGMPFRCEIRGDASLSRRPMARVAEPLRAMGAEVETVGEGGRPPLVIRGGGLRGIDHALPVDSAQLKSALLLAGLQAEGETRVRGGRASRDHTERMLSLMGADIFFEEEAVGIRRSLLTGGDLEIPGDISSASFLLAAAALLPGSRLLLREVGLNPTRAGFLSVLNSMGALVMESSYRERDNEPRGDLEVGSAGLTGVEVEGWRVPALIDEVPLLAVLGCRARGETVVRGAGELRVKESDRIAAMCSELTRMGGRVEELEDGFVVHGPTRLQGARVDSHGDHRIAMALAVAALCAEGETTISGWECVDISFPGFAALLRSLL, encoded by the coding sequence ATGGACATGGTCTTCAACGGCGTATCGCGCGGGATACGGGGAGAGGTCCGTGTACCGCCCGACAAGTCCATCTCCCATCGCGCCGCCATCCTGGGGGCGTTGGCGGTGGGGGCCACCACCGCGCGTCCCTTCCTGCGCTCCGGGGACTGTCTGTCCACCATGGCCTGCCTGCGGGCTCTGGGAGTGGACCTGCGCCTGGAGGGCGAGACCCTGCGCGTGGAGGGCAGGGGCCCGGAGGGCTGGCGCGAGCCCGCCGAGCCCCTGGACGCCGGCAACTCCGCCACCACCATGCGCCTGCTCGCCGGGGCGCTGGCGGGGATGCCCTTTCGATGCGAGATCCGCGGCGATGCCTCGCTGTCGCGCCGTCCCATGGCCCGGGTGGCGGAACCCCTGCGGGCCATGGGGGCGGAGGTGGAGACCGTGGGGGAGGGAGGCCGTCCTCCCTTGGTCATCCGCGGGGGAGGGCTCAGGGGCATCGATCACGCCCTGCCCGTGGACAGCGCACAGCTGAAGTCGGCACTGCTCCTCGCCGGCCTACAGGCGGAGGGGGAGACGCGGGTGCGGGGGGGCAGGGCCTCGCGAGACCATACCGAGAGGATGCTCTCCCTCATGGGGGCGGACATCTTCTTCGAGGAGGAGGCGGTGGGGATCAGGCGTTCCCTCCTCACGGGCGGCGACCTGGAGATACCCGGGGACATCTCCAGCGCCTCCTTCCTGCTGGCGGCAGCGGCTCTGCTGCCGGGATCGCGCCTGCTTCTGCGAGAGGTGGGGCTGAACCCCACCCGCGCCGGGTTCCTCTCCGTGCTCAACTCCATGGGGGCCCTGGTCATGGAGTCCTCCTATCGCGAGAGGGACAACGAGCCCCGGGGCGACCTGGAGGTGGGGAGCGCGGGCCTCACCGGGGTGGAGGTGGAGGGGTGGCGCGTCCCCGCCCTCATCGACGAGGTGCCCCTGCTGGCGGTGCTGGGATGCCGGGCGCGCGGGGAGACGGTGGTGAGGGGGGCGGGTGAGCTGCGGGTGAAGGAGAGCGACCGTATCGCCGCCATGTGCTCCGAGCTGACCAGGATGGGGGGCAGGGTGGAGGAACTCGAGGACGGCTTCGTGGTCCACGGCCCCACCCGGCTCCAGGGCGCGCGCGTCGATTCACACGGAGACCACCGCATCGCCATGGCCCTGGCGGTGGCCGCCCTCTGCGCCGAGGGAGAGACGACTATCTCCGGGTGGGAGTGCGTGGACATCTCCTTCCCCGGCTTCGCAGCACTGCTGCGGTCCCTGCTGTGA